Below is a window of Allomuricauda ruestringensis DSM 13258 DNA.
ATTCTTAGGGTTTTTGAGCAAAACAAAGTAGCTACTAGAAAGCTCATTGTGAAGTAGTTCAGTCCATTTTATCACTTTACAGCACCTCTTAACCACAGTTTTCAACGCTTTACAACCAGTTTTAGTGCTTTCACAACATAAAATGGTCAGCATTAGCCTGTTTACCTACTTTTAAACTGCGCATATACCCCAAATCAGCATACATGAAGAAAATCTACTTTGTTTTACTTATGGCTTTACCTTTATTTTCTTACGGTCAAGACCTGGTTACAGTTAACAATGAGCCCGTACAAGAGCTCAAGGGTTTTAAAATGTACCCTAACCCTGCTTATGGGAGTGAAGTTTACATTACAACGGAAACCAACGGAACCAAGGATGTTAAGGTTTACGATGTTTTCGGCGAAGTTGTTCTCACCAAAAGAATCAGCACCAACACTTTGGACATATCCAGATTGGTACCAGGTGTTTATGTGCTCCAAGTAACGGAACGTAAAAAAACAATGACCCGAAAACTGGTCGTTAAATAATTCAACATTTTTAAAACCCTTTTCACAAAGGGCTTTTTTATTTTTGGGTACTTTTACCCATGAATGAAGCAGTTTGATACCCATCGGATTTTTAACATCGGCAATACGGACGAGTTTAATGCTCTGGCTTTGGATGTTTTTAGGTTTCAGTATGAAAACAACGAGGTTTACAGTGCTTTTTGTGACTACTTGAAAAAGTCGCCTCAAAATGTTTCCCACTATCTGCAAATTCCTTTTTTACCCATTTCATTCTTTAAAACTCACAAAGTACTTTCCTCATCAAAAACACCTGAAACTATATTTACAAGTAGCGGTACCACCCAAAGCACTACCAGCAAACACTTTGTTCCTGACATAACGATTTACGAAGAAAGCTTCCTCCAGGCATTCAAGCAATTCTACGGTAAACCCGAAGATTTTTGCATTCTGGCACTTTTACCTTCTTATTTGGAAAGAGAGGGTTCTTCTTTGATTTATATGGTCAACAATCTCATTGAGAAATCGGAACATCCCAGTAGTGGATTTTATCTTCATAATTTGGAAGAACTCCATCAAAAACTACAAGAATTGGAGAAAAATGAGGTCAAAACCCTGTTGATCGGTGTTTCGTTCGCTCTCTTAGATTTGGCTGAACAATTTCCTACAGCATTAAAAAATACCATTGTTATGGAAACTGGGGGCATGAAAGGCCGTCGTAAGGAACTTATTCGCGAAGAACTACATCAAATCTTGAAGGAAGGATTGGGCGTCAATAAAATTCATTCAGAATATGGGATGACAGAACTTTTGTCCCAAGCCTATTCCAAAGGAAATGGCCTTTTCCAAACACCAACTTGGATGAAAATAATCACCCGCGACACCGAAGACCCTTTAACTATTCAGCCTAACGGGAAAACGGGAGGTATCAATGTTATTGATTTGGCCAACATCTATTCCTGTTCCTTTATCGCTACACAAGATTTGGGCAAAACCCATCCCAATGGAGCTTTTGAAGTTCTGGGGCGTTTTGATAATTCAGATATTAGAGGCTGTAATTTGATGGTATTGTAAACTACTCCACAACAAGAACAAAATAGTTCTTCTTGCCCCTTTGGAGGAGCACAAATTTATTATTGATCAGGTCTGATGCCGTTATCATATAATCCTCCTTTACCTTTTCCTTGTTCACGGCAATGGAATTTTGCTTCAATTCCCTTCTGGCTTCGCCGTTAGAACCCAAAAAGTTAGTCTTGGCCGCCAATGCGCCAATCATATCCAAACCAGGTTCTAGTTCATTTTTACTAACCGTTGCTTGGGGAACGCCCTCAAAAACATCCAAAAATGTTTTTTCGTTCAATTGCTTCAAATCATTGGAAGTAGATTTTCCAAATAAAATGTTGCTCGCCTTTATGGCATTGTCCAAATCTTCTTGGGAATGTACCATAATGGTAACTTCTTCGGCCAATTTCTTTTGAAGCGCTCTCATGTGGGGTGCTTCCTTATGTTCTGCCACTAAATCCTCAATCTCCTTTTGAGTCAAAAAGGTGAAAATTTTGATATACTTCTCGGCATCTTCATCGGATGTGTTCAACCAATACTGGTAAAATTTATAGGGAGAAGTCCTTTCCGCATCCAACCAAACATTGCCACCTTCGGTTTTCCCGAATTTGGTTCCATCAGCCTTGGTAATCAACGGGCAGGTAAGGGCAAACCCCTTTCCGCCTCCTATTCGTCTAATTAGTTCCGTACCCGTGGTAATATTCCCCCATTGGTCGCTACCTCCCATTTGTAACGTACAATCGTGGTTTTGGTAGAGATACAGAAAATCATATCCCTGAACCAACTGATAGGTAAACTCGGTAAAGGACATCCCTTCCATGGCATCGGAAGAAAGACGTTTTTTTACGGAATCCTTCGCCATCATGTAATTTACGGTAATGTGCTTTCCAACATCGCGGATAAACTCGAGGAAGGAAAAATTCTTCATCCAATCGTAATTGTTCACCAAAACCGCCGCATTGGGCTCACCACTTTCAAAATCCAAAAAACGGCTCAATTGTGCTTTTAGGGCATCTTGGTTGTGGCGTAGGGTTTCCTCATCCAATAAATTTCGTTCAGCCGATTTGCCCGATGGATCACCGATCATCCCCGTTGCGCCTCCGACCAAAGCATAGGGCTTGTGTCCGGCCAACTGAAAATGTTTAAGCATCATAACACCTACCAAATGGCCAATATGAAGTGAATCGGCCGTAGGATCTATTCCCACATAAGCGGTACGCATTTCTTCCATAAGGTGTTCTTCGGCTCCTGGCATTACATCGTGCACCATTTCCCTCCATTGCAGTTCTTGAACAAAATTCTTCGTCATGATCGGTTTTTTGGAATAGCTGCAAATATAAAATGAAGTTGGCATTTCCCTCAATTTTTACGGCACAAATAGGTACTTTTACCTTATGATTTTGGTTACAGGAGGTACTGGACTGATCGGTTCCCATTTACTTTTCCATTTAATTGCCAATGGGAACAAGGTCAGGAGCAATTTTAGAACACAAGAGTCCTTAGATAAAGTCCATAAAGTTTTTGGGTACTATGCGGATGATCCATCCCATTTAATTGAACAAATTGATTGGGTACAGGCCGATATTACCGATGTGGGTGGACTGGATTCCCTTTTTGATGGTGTCGAATACGTTTACCATTGTGCCGCATTGATTTCCTTTGACCCAAAAGATTTTAAAATTCTGGAACGCACCAACGTGGAAGGCACGGCCAATGTAGTGAACCTTTCCTTAAAACACGGTGTTAAAAAACTTTGTTATGTGAGTACCATTGCGGCTATTGGTCCGAGCATAAAAGAAAAAGAAGTAACCGAGGAAAATGAATGGAGCGAAGCCAAAGCCTCTGTTTATGGAATCACCAAATATGAAGCTGAACTAGAGGTGTGGCGTGGTTCACAGGAAGGGCTTAGCATTGTAATCGTAAATCCAGGGGTAGTTATTGGACCCGGCTTTTGGAAATCGGGCAGTGGAAGCTTTTTTACCTATGCATCCAAGGAGAAGATGTATTTTATTCCCGGTGGAACCGGGTTTGTCACCATAACCGATGTGATCGACGCAATGACCAAATTAATGGATTCCAACGTCCACACTGAGCGTTTTATTTTGGTCAATCAAAATATGACCTACGAGAAGATGTTCCGGAAAATTGCACCTCAACTAGGTGTAGCTCCACCAACCAAAGAGGTATCCAAATTTATGCTCGAATGTTTTTGGCGATGGGATTGGGTACGCAGCAATGTGTTCGGTAAAAGAAGAAAACTCTCCAAGTCTGTGGCCAAAGGACTGTACCGTCAAAAAAAATATAGTAACGAGAAAATAAAATCCGAGCTGGGCTTTACATTTGAAGATATGGATAAAGCTTTAGCCTTTTGTTGCGACAAGTTTATTGAGCAGGAATAGGCTCCTTCACTTTCCCTTTTTCTTGAATTGCTTTCAAAGAATCGCTTCGTTTCAGGTTTGCTTTACGGACACTATCGTTTCTTCGTTCCCCAATGGCTTCCAATGTATCTTTTTGACGCTTTAATCGCGCTTCTACCTGTTTGTAAATAGTTTGATATTCCAAAGGAAGTGATGCATAATACAGGTCACTTTGGGAAAACTGGGTGCTATCTATACCATATTTTTTATAAAGAAATTCCATGATATCGATGCCCGATTCTTCAAACTTTTTTGCAGCTCCGGATTTAGCAGCATTCAAAATGGCCAAATCATGAAGAATCTCGGTCATTTTCTCTTTAGGAATAAGATTTTCCGGTTCCTCCACTACCTTTTCCGCACAGGAAAGTAACAAGATCATACCAAAAAATAATGTGACGATATATTTCATCCCTTAACGATTAAACGTAAGCCTCATTGCATTCTTTTCCGAACTGAATGTACCTTTTTCATAGGCCAATAAACCATTCACAAAGGTTCGTCTTACTTCCGAATCAAAAGTAACACCTTCAAAGGGAGACCACCCACATTTATAGAAAATATTGGCTTTTTTAACCTCATTTTTTGAATTCCGGTTCACTTGCACCAAATCCGCGTAATAGCCTTCACGAATAAATCCGCGACGGTCAATATCAAACAAAATGGCGGGGTTATGGCACATTTTTTCCACTATCTTTTCCAAACTTATTACACCTTCTTTTTCTTTTTGTAGCATGGCCAAGAGTGCGTGCTGCACTAAAGGTCCCCCAGAAGGTGCGCTGGTGTATGGCTTATCTTTTTCTTCAAGCGTATGCGGTGCATGGTCGGTGGCAACCACATCGATACGGTCGTCCAAAAGGGCTTTCCACAGTTTTTCCCTATCGTTTTTAGTCTTAACGGCAGGGTTCCATTTGATCAAAGTTCCTTTTTTAGCGTAATCCTCATCAGAAAACCATAGATGGTGGATACAAACCTCAGCGGTAATCTTTTTTTCCTCCAAAGGAATCGTATTGGTAAAAAGATCCGTTTCAATACCTGTTGATACATGAAACACGTGTAGCCTTGCCCCTGTTTTTTTGGCAAGAGCAATGGCTTTTGATGAAGATAGGTAACATGCTTCGGCACTTCGGATGATGGGGTGCATCTCTATCGGAATATTGTCCCCGTACATTTCTTTATACTTGGCCATATTGGCCCTGATTGTTCCCTCATCCTCACAATGGACTGAAATCACCATTTCGGTATTCCTGAAAATCTGTTCCAAGACTTTCTCATCGTCCACCAGCATATTTCCTGTGGAAGAACCTAAGAACAATTTAACCCCGGAGCAAGCATTTTTGTCCAATCGTTTCAATTCTTCCAAATTATCGTTGGTTCCCCCAAAAAGGAAAGAATAGTTTGCTGAAGAATCCTTTGCGGCCATGGCAAACTTATCTTCCAGCTTTTCAATGGTCGTGGTTTGTGGATTGGTATTGGGCTGCTCCATAAAAGTGGTGATACCACCAGCTATTGCCGCTCTACTTTCGGTCGCAATAGTCCCTTTGTGGGTAAGGCCCGGTTCCCTAAAGTGTACTTGGTCGTCAATAATGCCAGGTAGCAAAAGATCCCCTTCCAAATCAATGACCTTGGCATGGGCATCGGATATGTCGGTATCGATGCGGGCAATAAAGTCGCCTTCCAACAGCACATCGGACTCAAAAATGCTGTTCTCATTTACAATCTTGGCGTTCTTCAACAGTATTTTTGACATAACTAAAAGCTCTTTTTAAAAAATATACTTCTAAACTTCATGGCTATTACCCCAAAAATGGCCTCTCTTATAATCGCGGAGTTCATTTTTGATTTACCATTCACCCTATCGGTAAAAATAATCGAGACCTCTTCAATCTTAAATTTTTTGAGATAGGCCCTGTATTTCATTTCAATCTGAAAAGCATACCCAATAAAGCGTACATGGTCCAAATTGATGGTTTCCAACACTTTTCTTTTGTAGCAGACAAATCCAGCCGTAGGGTCGTGTACCTTCATTCCGGTAATGATCTTTACATAAAACGATGCTCCGTAAGAAAGTAAAATCCTGGCCAAAGGCCAGTTCACCACATTGACTCCTTTTTTATAACGTGATCCAACGGCCACATCTGCGCCATTAAGACAAGCTCGGTGCAAACGGGAAAGGTCGGCAGGTCGGTGCGAAAAATCGGCATCCATCTCAAAAATGTATTCATAGCCTTTTTTCAGCGCCCATTTAAATCCATGGATGTATGCCGTACCCAAGCCCGCTTTTTCCTTTCGGACCTCCAAAAAGAGGTTTTCAGGAAATTCTTTTTGTAGCTTTATCACGCAATCCGCGGTACCATCGGGAGAGTTATCATCTACCACCAGCACATGAAAATCCTTTTTTAGATCGAAAACCGTTTTAACAATGGCCTCGATGTTTTCAATTTCATTGAATGTGGGTATAATGACCAAGCCGTCTGCCATTCGCACAAGATTAGAATGTCAAAAATACGGTTTTCTAGCTTGCTTACACAAGTTACTATTAGCAAGCCGATTTGGCACTAACCCAATATTTGTAACTTTGCGCTTTAAAAATCTCATTTTGATGACTCAAAAGTTTCCCAGGCTTTTTTTTATTCTCTTAGCGATTCTTTTTGCACTCAACCTTTTACAAGCATCCTTCACCGAGCTTATCTACGATGAAGCCTATTATTGGTACTATGCACAAAACATGGCCTGGGGGTATTTTGACCATCCGTCCATGGTTGCTTTTTTGATCAAGGTCAGTAGCTTATTTTTTGACGGTGAGCTTGGGGTAAGGTTTATGAGCTGTGTGTTATCCGCAGGAACATATATGCTACTTTGGTTATTGATTGATAATCCGAAGAAGAAGGATTATGTAACCCATTTTTTCCTTTTGGTGTTCTCTTTCACCTTGATGAATGCCTATGGTTTTTTGACCCTTCCGGATACGTCGCTTTTATTTTTTACAGCCCTATTTTTATGGTTATATAAACGCTTCTTGAAGGATGAAGGCATAGTGACCGCTATTTATTTGGGATTGGTAATGGCCGCTCTTATGTACAGCAAGTACCATGCGGTGTTGGTGATTTTGTTCGTATTTCTTTCCAACTATAAACTCATTTTCAACAAAAAAGCATGGTTAGCGGTGGTTTTGGCCTTGATTTGCTACATCCCACATTTTGTATGGCTCTATCAAAACGATTTTGTTTCGATAACCTTCCATTTATACGAACGCCCAAATCAAGCCTACCAATTCGATGAATTTACCTTGGGGTACTTCTTGAACATTGTTGCGATCATCGGTCTCTTGTTTTATTGGATTTACAGGGCACTTTTCAAGTTCAAGATAACGGACAAGTTTTCAAAAGCTTTGGTTTATCTGGTTTATGGGGTTTTGATTTTCTTTTTTATTTCTAGTTTTAACAGACGGGTACAGGCACAATGGGCCATTGTAATCTCAATTCCGCTTGCGATAATAGCTTTTAATCATCTTTTGGAGAATGCCAAGAGCAGAAAATGGATGTACCGAATCGGTATTGTAAGTTTGATTCTCTTAATGTATGCAAGGGCATGGATGATATATTACCCCTTGTTCCCCATGTATTTTGAAACCCATGGCAATAAGGAATGGACAAACGAGCTTAAAACAAAGTCTGGTGGTGTTCCCATTCTTTTTGAAAACTCCTATAGACGCTCCTCAATGTATGAGTTTTATTCGGGTGTCCCTGCCACATCATTGAACACTTATATGTATCGAAAAAACCAATATTCTATTGATGACTCCGAAGAACGAATGCGAGGCAAAAAAGTTATGTTTGTTTCCAAGTACAGAAAAAGCGGGGATATTTCCTATATGCATTTGGACAGCACAGTTTCCCATGGAATCTACATCAATGATTTTCAATCGTACCGTAAATTGGAATGTATTGTGGAAAAACCGGAAACTGGCATCAAATACTCCCTCAAAGTTTACAATCCATACCCGTTTGATGTACCCTTGGAGCAATTAAAATATACGATTTCGTATTCCAACAAACACAAACAGGTTAAACAAATGCGCTCCTTAAAGGTTAAAAACACCTCGCCCCAGCAAGCATTGTTAAAATCCAAGGATACGGTTTTTTATACGTTTGAACTGCCATTGACCACTATGGAAAATCCATCGTACTTCAGAATTGGAATTGCAGAAAACAATCTGCCTCCGGGACTTAACGGCAAACCCATTAAAATTGAATAATGAACCCGATTGAAAAAACAATCAGTTCCTTGGATTGGATGACCATCACATTGTTTGTAGGTCTAGTTGTTTTGGCCCTTGGCAAATATTTATTCCATAAAAAGTTTCTGAACTTTATCATTCTCCCTTTTAACGATAAGTACATTCTGCTTCACAATAAAAAAGGGCAGTTTTCGCACTGGTTCCACCTCCTTCTCACCTTGTTTCAACTTATCAATCTCTCTTTATTTATTTTTCTTGTTCTTAAAGGTTTTGACCTGATATCTTATGGAAAAACAGTCATTGTCTATTTAATAATCCTAGGTTTTTTGGCATTGTTTGAACTGGTAAAGTTTTCCCTTCAAATGTTTGTAGGACTCGTTTTTAATAATTTAAACCTTGTTGGCAGTCTTATTTTCAGTAAAATATCTTACCTCAATTACAGCAGTATAATAATCTCCATTGCCAACATTTTGTTGATATACATTGCAACAAACTCAAAAACAACAATATACGTGACTTTAACGCTGATTATTCTAATAAATGGTATTGGTATGGCCAAGCTGTTGAAGAACCATCAAAAAGCACTGTTCCCGTATTTTATGTATTTTATTTTGTACCTTTGCGCACTCGAAATTGCGCCCTTGGTGTTAATTGGAAGCTATTTAAAAGGTTGAAAACTTATGAAAGTAAAAACAATTTTGGTTTCCCAACCAGAACCCAAAGTCGAAAACTCCCCCTATTCGCGATTAATTGAAAAGGAGAAGGTTAAAGTAGATTTTAGACCTTTCATACATGTTGAAGGTGTAGAAGCCAAAAATGTGAGACAGCAGAAAATCGACTTGAACAATTTTACGGCGATTATCCTGACGAGCAGAAACTCTGTGGATCACTTTTTCAGAATTGCCGATGAAATGCGCTTCAAAGTTCCAGATTCCATGAAATATTTTTGTCAGTCAGAGGCAGTAGCCTACTATTTGCAAAAATATGTGGTGTACAGAAAAAGGAAGATCTATGTTGGGAAGAGAACTTTTAACGAGTTGACTCCCTTGATCAAGAAATACAAGGACGAAAAGTTCCTGTTACCATCTTCCGATTCCCTAAAACCCAGTGTTCCTGAGCTATTGGACGAGGTTGGCGTGAATTGGACTCGTGGCATCTTCTACAAAACGGTAATAAGCGACCTTTCGGATCTAAGGAATGTATACTATGACATTTTGGTTTTCTTTAGCCCTTCAGGTATTGAATCCTTGATGAAGAACTTCCCGGATTTTGAACAAAACGATACTAGGATTGCCGTTTTTGGCAACAGTACGGTTAAAGCAGCTACAACGGCTGGGCTACGAATAGATATTCAGGCACCGACGCCCGAAACTCCATCCATGACCATGGCTTTACAGAAATACATTACCAGCGTTAATAAATAAAAATGAACTGGTTTAAAATAAAAAACGCCCCCGGAAAAAGCTGGGGGCGTTTTTATTTTTGAACTGATTTAGAAAGCGTACCGTTGTGGGCCTCCCCTTCGGATTTCCTCACTGGCATGCTCCTCAAACTTTTTAAAGTTCTCCCTAAAGGCATTGGTGAGCTTAAAGGCCGTTCTGTAATAGGCCTCGTCATCGTTCCAAGTGGCCCTTGGGCTGAGTACCTTAGTGGGCACCCCTGGGCACTCCCTTGGCTGCGCCACCCCAAATACGGAGTGGATATGGTACTTCTCATAATTGTAGAGTCCAAGTTCGCCGCTCAGCGCGGCACTGATCATCGCCCGTGTGTATTTCAGCTTCATCCTAGTGCCTACACCGTAGGGCCCGCCGGTCCATCCGGTGTTCACCAACCAAACGTCCACGCCCGACTCCTTCATCTTTTTGCTCAGCATCTCGGCATATTTGGCCGGGTGCAAGGGCATAAAGGGTGCGCCAAAGCAAGCTGAGAACGATGGCTGTGGCTCCACCACGCCCGCTTCCGTGCCGGCCACCTTGGCCGTGTAGCCCGAGATAAAGTGGTAGGCCGCCTGTGCCGGGGTCAGTTTGGAGATAGGGGGCAGCACCCCAAAGGCGTCTGCGGTGAGGAAGAAAATATTCTTTACGTTTTTCCCTATTGATGGCTGCTGGATGTTCTCGATATGGTGGATGGGATAGCTCACCCTGGTGTTCTGGGTAATGGAGGTGTCCGAAAAGTCCACGATTCCGTTGTCGTCCATGACCACATTCTCCAAAATCGCCCCCTTTTTGATGGCTCCGTAGATCTCCGGTTCCTTGTCCTTGGATAGGTCGATCACCTTGGCATAACAGCCCCCTTCAAAATTGAACACGGTATTGTCGGGCGTCCAACCGTGCTCATCGTCACCGATCAGTCTTCGGTTCGGGTCGGTGGACAGGGTGGTCTTTCCCGTTCCCGATAGGCCAAAGAAAATAGCGGTATCGCCCGATTCCCCAACGTTGGCCGAGCAGTGCATGGGCAGTGTGTTCTTGTAAACGGGCAGGATAAAGTTAAGTGCCGAGAATATTCCCTTTTTGATCTCCCCCGTATAGCCCGTTCCCCCGATAAGGGCGATCTTTCTGCCGAAGTTAAGGATGGCGAAATTATGCTGTCGTGTACCGTCCACTTTGGGGTCCGCCATAAAGCCGGGGGCATTGACGACCGTCCATTCCGGGTCAAATTCCTCCAGCTCCTCTTCCGTAGGACGAAGGAACATATTGTAGGCAAACATATTGGACCATGGGTATTCGTTGATTACCCTAATATTCAGTTTATAATCCGGGTCGGCACAGGCATACGAGTCCCTAACATACAATTCCTTTTTGTTGAGATAGGCAATGACCTTGTCATAAAGTGCGTCAAACTTATCACTCTCGAAAGGGATATTGATATTCCCCCACCACACCTTGTCCTTGGTCATGTCATCCTTTACGATAAAGCGGTCCATGGGCGATCTTCCTGTAAATTCCCCAGTGTTCACGGCCAAGGTCCCGGAAGAAGCCTCTTTGCCCATCCCCTTTTCAATGGTAATGTGGTGGAGCTCCTCGGGGGAAAGTTGGTAGTTTACATTATCATGGTTAATTCCGTATGACTTTAACGAAATCGTTTTCGTGGCTGAGGCAGAATCCTTCATAGTTTAGCTTTTATGTTGGTACAAAACTAGAAAATATTAACTTTTTGTCCTTTTAATTCTTGCTTAATCGAGTACTTTTTGGGTTAAAATGTTATATCCTAAGTAAAACCACCCAGAAATCATCAAAACACCCCCGATTGGTGTTAAAAATCCGATAATTTTAAAATCAAAAGCGGTTAAGCTGTTCAATGCCAATAAATAAATAGAAAAAGAGAACAGAATCACACCCAAAAGCACAAGAACAAAAACAATCTTTTTGGGCTTTAAGGCCAACCCGCTCCATATCCCTAAAAAAAGAAGAAACAGCGCATGGTACATTTGATATGTAACACCGGTTTCAAAAGTGGCAACGGCTTCTGCATCGACTAATTTCTCCAATCCATGGGCTCCAAAAGCCCCTAAAACAATCGCCAACAGCCCCATGATTGTACCAACCAATAAAATTGTTCTGTTCATAACTTTAACATGCTATTTTTTTATAAATATAACATTTTAATACCTTAGTGTCCAGTTAAATCAAAAGTAAACAAAACACATGGTCCGTACTATTTTAGTTGTTGGAGCAGGTAAATCAACCTCATACCTTCTAGATTATTTCCTTAAAAAATCAAACCAAGAAAAGATTCATCTCAAGATTGGAGACCTTCATCCAGAAAATATCCCAGATAAATTCGCAAAACACCCAAATTGTACAGTCTTTCCTTTGGATATATTTAACGAGGAGGATAGAAAAAAAGCTGTTGCCGAGGCATCCATTGTTGTGTCTATGCTCCCAGCTCGAATGCACATAAATGTTGCCCATGATTGTATTGAATTTGAAAAGCATTTTATTACTGCTTCTTATGTAAGTAATGAGCTAAGGGCCTTGGATGAAGAAGCGAAGAAAAAAGGCCTTGTATTTATGAATGAAATTGGCCTAGACCCTGGAATTGACCACATGAGTGCCATGGAAGTTATTGACCGGATTCGGGATGCCGGTGGTAAAATGTTGCTATTTGAATCTTTTGCCGGAGGTTTGGTAGCTCCGGAAAGCGATACCAATCTTTGGAACTATAAATTTACTTGGAACCCAAGAAATGTAGTACTTGCAGGCCAAGGGGGCGTAGCCAAATTTATACAGGAAGGCACGTACAAATACATCCCATATCAAAAGCTTTTTAGAAGAACCGAGTTTATGGATATTGAAGGATATGGCACCTTTGAGGCTTATGCCAACCGGGATTCCTTAAAGTACCGCGAAGCTTATGGGCTAGAGAATGCTTTGACCCTGTTCCGAGGAACCATGAGGCGAGTTGGTTTTTCCAAGGCATGGCAAATGTTCGTGATTTTAGGCATGACGGACGACAGCTACACCATTGAAAATTCCGAAGGAATGTCGTACCGAGAATTCGTCAATCTATTTTTGCCCTATTCGCCTACCGATTCGGTGGAACTAAAAATGCGGCACTACCTTAAAATTGACCAGGACGATATTATGTGGGGAAAGTTACTGGAATTGGACATATTCAATCCTTCCAAGAAGATACCCCTAAAAAACGCCACTCCCGCCCAAATGCTCCAATATATTCTAGAAGATACTTGGACACTCAAGGAGGATGAAAAAGACATGATTGTGATGTACCACAAGTTTGGTTACGAATTAAACGGCGAAAAGAAACAAATCGATGCCAATGTGGTGGTAATCGGTGAAAACCGGACATACACGGCCATGTCTAAAACTGTGGGGCTTCCCGTAGCCATGGCCACACTACAAATATTGAACGGCAAGATTAAAACCCCCGGAGTACAAATCCCGATCAACAAGGAAGTGTACAAGCCCATCCTT
It encodes the following:
- a CDS encoding glycosyltransferase family 39 protein, translated to MTQKFPRLFFILLAILFALNLLQASFTELIYDEAYYWYYAQNMAWGYFDHPSMVAFLIKVSSLFFDGELGVRFMSCVLSAGTYMLLWLLIDNPKKKDYVTHFFLLVFSFTLMNAYGFLTLPDTSLLFFTALFLWLYKRFLKDEGIVTAIYLGLVMAALMYSKYHAVLVILFVFLSNYKLIFNKKAWLAVVLALICYIPHFVWLYQNDFVSITFHLYERPNQAYQFDEFTLGYFLNIVAIIGLLFYWIYRALFKFKITDKFSKALVYLVYGVLIFFFISSFNRRVQAQWAIVISIPLAIIAFNHLLENAKSRKWMYRIGIVSLILLMYARAWMIYYPLFPMYFETHGNKEWTNELKTKSGGVPILFENSYRRSSMYEFYSGVPATSLNTYMYRKNQYSIDDSEERMRGKKVMFVSKYRKSGDISYMHLDSTVSHGIYINDFQSYRKLECIVEKPETGIKYSLKVYNPYPFDVPLEQLKYTISYSNKHKQVKQMRSLKVKNTSPQQALLKSKDTVFYTFELPLTTMENPSYFRIGIAENNLPPGLNGKPIKIE
- a CDS encoding DUF4271 domain-containing protein produces the protein MNPIEKTISSLDWMTITLFVGLVVLALGKYLFHKKFLNFIILPFNDKYILLHNKKGQFSHWFHLLLTLFQLINLSLFIFLVLKGFDLISYGKTVIVYLIILGFLALFELVKFSLQMFVGLVFNNLNLVGSLIFSKISYLNYSSIIISIANILLIYIATNSKTTIYVTLTLIILINGIGMAKLLKNHQKALFPYFMYFILYLCALEIAPLVLIGSYLKG
- a CDS encoding uroporphyrinogen-III synthase encodes the protein MKVKTILVSQPEPKVENSPYSRLIEKEKVKVDFRPFIHVEGVEAKNVRQQKIDLNNFTAIILTSRNSVDHFFRIADEMRFKVPDSMKYFCQSEAVAYYLQKYVVYRKRKIYVGKRTFNELTPLIKKYKDEKFLLPSSDSLKPSVPELLDEVGVNWTRGIFYKTVISDLSDLRNVYYDILVFFSPSGIESLMKNFPDFEQNDTRIAVFGNSTVKAATTAGLRIDIQAPTPETPSMTMALQKYITSVNK
- the pckA gene encoding phosphoenolpyruvate carboxykinase (ATP), whose amino-acid sequence is MKDSASATKTISLKSYGINHDNVNYQLSPEELHHITIEKGMGKEASSGTLAVNTGEFTGRSPMDRFIVKDDMTKDKVWWGNINIPFESDKFDALYDKVIAYLNKKELYVRDSYACADPDYKLNIRVINEYPWSNMFAYNMFLRPTEEELEEFDPEWTVVNAPGFMADPKVDGTRQHNFAILNFGRKIALIGGTGYTGEIKKGIFSALNFILPVYKNTLPMHCSANVGESGDTAIFFGLSGTGKTTLSTDPNRRLIGDDEHGWTPDNTVFNFEGGCYAKVIDLSKDKEPEIYGAIKKGAILENVVMDDNGIVDFSDTSITQNTRVSYPIHHIENIQQPSIGKNVKNIFFLTADAFGVLPPISKLTPAQAAYHFISGYTAKVAGTEAGVVEPQPSFSACFGAPFMPLHPAKYAEMLSKKMKESGVDVWLVNTGWTGGPYGVGTRMKLKYTRAMISAALSGELGLYNYEKYHIHSVFGVAQPRECPGVPTKVLSPRATWNDDEAYYRTAFKLTNAFRENFKKFEEHASEEIRRGGPQRYAF
- a CDS encoding DUF423 domain-containing protein codes for the protein MNRTILLVGTIMGLLAIVLGAFGAHGLEKLVDAEAVATFETGVTYQMYHALFLLFLGIWSGLALKPKKIVFVLVLLGVILFSFSIYLLALNSLTAFDFKIIGFLTPIGGVLMISGWFYLGYNILTQKVLD
- a CDS encoding saccharopine dehydrogenase family protein, with amino-acid sequence MVRTILVVGAGKSTSYLLDYFLKKSNQEKIHLKIGDLHPENIPDKFAKHPNCTVFPLDIFNEEDRKKAVAEASIVVSMLPARMHINVAHDCIEFEKHFITASYVSNELRALDEEAKKKGLVFMNEIGLDPGIDHMSAMEVIDRIRDAGGKMLLFESFAGGLVAPESDTNLWNYKFTWNPRNVVLAGQGGVAKFIQEGTYKYIPYQKLFRRTEFMDIEGYGTFEAYANRDSLKYREAYGLENALTLFRGTMRRVGFSKAWQMFVILGMTDDSYTIENSEGMSYREFVNLFLPYSPTDSVELKMRHYLKIDQDDIMWGKLLELDIFNPSKKIPLKNATPAQMLQYILEDTWTLKEDEKDMIVMYHKFGYELNGEKKQIDANVVVIGENRTYTAMSKTVGLPVAMATLQILNGKIKTPGVQIPINKEVYKPILSELHKHGIQFKEYEKPYLGYNPDSVAS